A window of the Candidatus Sulfotelmatobacter sp. genome harbors these coding sequences:
- the gyrA gene encoding DNA gyrase subunit A, whose protein sequence is MPLNDRSKIVDTSIEQEMKSSYIDYSMSVIVSRALPDVRDGLKPSQRRILVAMNDLNLAPGRPYRKCAKIAGDTSGNYHPHGEQVVYPTLVRLAQNWVMRYPLVDGQGNFGSIDGDAPAAMRYTEARLTPLAVEMLADLEKNTVDFRPNYDETREEPVVLPGVVPNLLINGCSGIAVGMATEVPPHNLSEICDAIVRVIDEPEVTLEQLLQLVKGPDFPTGGIIYGTQGIRDCLLTGRGLIKMRARVQVEEGRGGRMSLVATEIPFQVNKAALLEKIADLVREGRLTGISDLRDESDRDGLRIVIELKKDANPKVVLNQLFVHSPLQSTFGAIMLALVDNRPQVLNLRGLLDQYVRHRQNVVRRRTEFDLAEAERRAHVLEGLKIALDHLDAVIALIRASKDVDTARAGLMQQFKLSEVQANAILDMRLQRLTGLERAKIEQEYLEVIQLIEQLRSILANPKKILAIISDEVKRLKEKFGDERRTQIVVEEGEIGYEDTIEQKDMVITISHAGYIKRQELTSYRSQRRGGKGVIGARTKEEDYIEHLFIANTHAYLLILTDRGRCYWLKVHEIEQAGRMAKGRPLVNHLEGMGREERVQAVVPVKQFDDQHYLVCATRKGLIKKTVLSAYGNVRKAGINAVLLEEGDALFETIVTDGTQDLILAKKKGLAIRFHENEVRPMGRTAYGVKAVTLDDDEDEVVSMVGVKRQATLLAVTEHGFGKRSEIAEYRVSHRGGKGIITIKTTERNGFVVAVKEVVDGDELMIITKGGQMIRMPVKGISVMGRNTQGVTLVDLKPTEGELLPDAVAGVTRVVSEDDEASEA, encoded by the coding sequence ATGCCATTGAACGACCGCTCGAAGATCGTCGATACCAGCATCGAGCAGGAGATGAAGAGTTCGTACATCGACTACTCGATGTCGGTCATCGTGTCACGCGCGCTGCCCGACGTGCGGGACGGCCTGAAGCCGTCGCAGCGACGCATCCTGGTCGCGATGAACGATCTCAACCTTGCGCCCGGCCGGCCGTACCGTAAGTGCGCGAAGATCGCCGGCGACACCTCGGGCAACTACCACCCGCACGGCGAGCAGGTGGTCTATCCGACGCTGGTGCGGCTCGCGCAGAACTGGGTGATGCGCTACCCGCTGGTGGACGGCCAGGGGAACTTCGGCAGCATCGACGGCGACGCTCCCGCGGCCATGCGCTACACCGAGGCGCGCCTCACGCCGCTGGCGGTCGAGATGCTCGCCGACCTCGAGAAGAACACCGTCGACTTCCGGCCCAACTACGACGAGACGCGCGAGGAGCCGGTGGTGCTGCCGGGCGTGGTGCCGAATCTGCTGATCAACGGCTGCTCGGGCATTGCGGTGGGGATGGCGACCGAAGTGCCGCCGCACAATCTCTCCGAGATCTGCGACGCGATCGTGCGCGTGATCGACGAGCCCGAGGTCACGCTCGAACAGCTCCTGCAGCTGGTGAAAGGGCCCGACTTCCCGACCGGCGGCATCATCTACGGCACCCAGGGCATCCGCGACTGCCTGCTCACCGGGCGTGGCCTGATCAAGATGCGCGCACGCGTTCAGGTGGAGGAGGGCCGTGGCGGGCGCATGAGCCTGGTGGCGACCGAGATCCCGTTCCAGGTGAACAAGGCCGCGCTGCTCGAGAAGATCGCCGATCTGGTGCGCGAGGGCCGCCTCACCGGGATCAGCGACCTCCGCGACGAGTCGGATCGCGACGGACTCCGGATCGTGATCGAGCTGAAGAAGGACGCGAATCCCAAGGTGGTCCTGAACCAGCTGTTCGTGCACTCGCCGCTGCAGAGCACCTTCGGCGCGATCATGCTGGCGCTGGTCGACAATCGGCCCCAGGTCCTGAACCTGCGCGGCCTGCTGGACCAGTACGTGCGGCACCGCCAGAACGTGGTGCGCCGTCGCACCGAGTTCGATCTCGCCGAGGCCGAGCGGCGCGCGCACGTCCTCGAGGGGCTCAAGATCGCCCTCGACCATCTCGACGCCGTGATCGCTCTGATCCGCGCTTCGAAGGACGTGGACACCGCGCGGGCCGGCCTGATGCAGCAATTCAAGCTCAGCGAGGTCCAGGCCAACGCCATCCTCGACATGCGGCTGCAGCGCCTCACCGGGCTCGAGCGCGCCAAAATCGAGCAGGAGTACCTGGAGGTCATCCAGCTCATCGAGCAGCTGCGCTCGATCCTCGCCAACCCGAAGAAGATCCTGGCGATCATCTCGGACGAGGTGAAGCGCCTGAAGGAGAAGTTCGGCGACGAGCGCCGCACCCAGATCGTCGTGGAAGAGGGCGAGATCGGCTACGAAGACACCATCGAGCAGAAGGACATGGTGATCACGATCTCGCACGCCGGCTACATCAAGCGCCAGGAGCTGACGTCGTACCGCTCGCAGCGCCGCGGCGGCAAGGGCGTGATCGGCGCGCGCACCAAGGAAGAGGACTACATCGAGCACCTGTTCATCGCCAACACCCACGCCTATCTGTTGATCCTCACCGACCGCGGCCGCTGCTACTGGCTCAAGGTGCACGAGATCGAGCAGGCCGGCCGCATGGCCAAGGGGCGCCCGCTGGTCAACCATCTCGAGGGCATGGGCCGCGAGGAACGCGTGCAGGCGGTGGTGCCGGTCAAGCAGTTCGACGACCAGCACTATCTGGTGTGCGCGACCCGCAAGGGCCTGATCAAGAAGACCGTGCTCTCGGCCTACGGCAACGTCCGCAAGGCCGGCATCAACGCCGTCCTGCTCGAAGAAGGCGACGCGCTGTTCGAGACGATCGTCACCGACGGCACGCAGGACCTGATCCTGGCCAAGAAGAAGGGACTCGCGATCCGCTTCCACGAGAACGAGGTGCGCCCGATGGGCCGCACCGCCTACGGGGTGAAGGCGGTGACGCTCGACGACGACGAGGACGAGGTGGTGAGTATGGTGGGCGTGAAGCGCCAGGCGACGCTGCTGGCGGTGACCGAGCACGGCTTCGGCAAGCGCAGCGAGATCGCCGAATATCGGGTCTCGCACCGCGGCGGCAAGGGCATCATCACCATCAAGACCACCGAGCGGAACGGTTTCGTCGTCGCGGTGAAGGAAGTGGTGGACGGGGACGAGCTGATGATCATCACCAAGGGCGGCCAGATGATCCGCATGCCGGTGAAGGGCATCTCGGTGATGGGACGCAACACGCAGGGCGTGACGCTGGTGGACCTGAAGCCCACCGAAGGCGAGCTGCTTCCCGACGCCGTGGCCGGCGTCACCCGCGTGGTGAGCGAGGACGACGAGGCGAGCGAGGCATGA
- a CDS encoding DMT family transporter: MSAAPGQVRGVAAMVGATLLWGATFVVIRDSLHALDPGALVFGRFAVAAVLLGLLMARRRAAPPRELFAVAVISGLLYGACYLLQAIGLTATSAGSSAFLTCAGSMFAGLFAWPVLGQRPGRTLLAGLALALAGAALLSLDSRFRLGWGEAVTMAGALCYGLGVAWVGRLAGRVDPVALATVQSAAVALMLSPRAALAVRQLAALSPAGWARFGYLALAGSVLAPLLQLRAQQTLSPGRVGLLLALEPVFALIFAVTAGGERFVARWWAGAALILFAVLEVERRSSREPSSPPAATPRTAA; encoded by the coding sequence ATGAGCGCGGCGCCGGGGCAGGTGCGCGGCGTGGCGGCCATGGTGGGCGCCACGCTGCTGTGGGGCGCCACCTTCGTGGTGATCCGCGACTCGCTCCACGCCCTCGATCCCGGCGCGCTGGTGTTCGGCCGCTTCGCGGTCGCCGCCGTTCTGCTCGGGCTGCTGATGGCGCGCCGCCGCGCGGCGCCGCCGCGCGAACTCTTCGCGGTGGCGGTGATCTCCGGACTGCTCTACGGCGCCTGCTACCTGCTGCAGGCGATCGGCCTCACCGCGACCAGCGCCGGCTCTTCCGCGTTCCTCACCTGCGCCGGCTCGATGTTCGCGGGACTGTTCGCGTGGCCGGTGCTCGGCCAGCGGCCGGGGCGCACGCTGCTCGCCGGGCTGGCGCTGGCCCTCGCCGGCGCCGCGCTGCTCTCGCTCGACTCGCGCTTTCGCCTCGGCTGGGGCGAGGCCGTCACGATGGCGGGCGCTCTGTGCTACGGACTCGGCGTCGCCTGGGTGGGCCGGCTCGCCGGTCGCGTGGATCCGGTCGCGCTCGCCACGGTCCAATCCGCGGCGGTGGCGCTGATGCTTTCGCCGCGCGCGGCGCTGGCGGTGCGCCAGCTGGCCGCGCTCTCGCCCGCCGGATGGGCGCGCTTCGGCTACCTCGCACTCGCCGGCAGCGTGCTGGCGCCGCTGCTCCAGCTGCGCGCCCAGCAGACTCTGTCTCCCGGCCGCGTGGGGCTGCTGCTCGCGCTCGAGCCGGTGTTCGCGCTGATCTTCGCGGTGACCGCCGGCGGCGAGCGCTTCGTGGCCCGCTGGTGGGCGGGCGCGGCGCTCATCCTTTTCGCGGTGCTGGAGGTGGAGCGGCGCTCTTCGCGGGAACCTTCATCGCCGCCTGCAGCCACTCCGAGAACCGCGGCATGA
- a CDS encoding ABC transporter ATP-binding protein yields MLELEHLSRRYGDRLALDDVSLTVRAGERVGLLGPNGAGKSTLLRIAAGVQPPDSGVVRIAGEDLGAAPIEAKRKLGYAAEEPAFYENLSADEYLAFVSGIRGLDPEASRRRALALAESLGLADRLNEPVRGFSHGMRKKLSFLAAVLHQPPVLLCDEALEGFDAGAALAAKQLLRDMSHDGAAILFSSHVTESIERLCDRVVLLWRGRVARTLERAAWGGPDHGPTPLERELLALLTEN; encoded by the coding sequence ATGCTCGAGCTCGAGCACCTGTCCCGCCGCTACGGCGATCGCCTGGCGCTGGATGACGTTTCACTCACCGTACGCGCGGGCGAGCGGGTCGGCCTGCTGGGGCCGAACGGCGCGGGCAAGAGCACGCTCTTGCGCATCGCCGCCGGCGTGCAGCCGCCCGATTCGGGCGTGGTCCGCATCGCCGGCGAGGATCTCGGCGCGGCCCCGATCGAGGCCAAGCGGAAGCTCGGCTACGCCGCCGAGGAACCGGCCTTCTACGAGAACCTGTCGGCGGACGAGTATCTCGCGTTCGTGTCCGGCATTCGTGGACTCGATCCCGAAGCGTCGCGGCGTCGCGCGCTCGCGCTCGCCGAGTCGCTCGGCCTCGCCGACCGCTTGAACGAGCCGGTGCGAGGCTTCTCGCATGGCATGCGCAAGAAGCTGTCGTTCCTGGCCGCGGTGCTGCACCAGCCGCCGGTGCTGCTGTGCGACGAGGCGCTCGAAGGTTTCGATGCCGGCGCGGCGCTGGCCGCCAAGCAGCTGCTCCGCGACATGAGCCACGACGGCGCCGCGATCCTGTTCTCGAGCCATGTCACCGAGAGCATCGAGCGCCTCTGCGACCGCGTGGTGCTCTTGTGGAGGGGCCGCGTCGCGCGCACACTGGAGCGCGCCGCGTGGGGCGGCCCCGACCACGGCCCGACCCCTCTCGAACGCGAGCTCCTCGCCCTTCTCACGGAGAACTGA